Genomic window (Chitinivibrionales bacterium):
TCCTTACGAGACGCGGTTGAATATTTTGTATAAGCCGCTGGAAATTGTGGATGAAAAGGCGCTCGCGGATGCTTGTGAATATAAGTGGTACAACCAGACTTTGTGCCAGGTGAACGCGTCGGTGGTGCGGATCGGCGTGTTCCAGGGTGAATACCATTGGCACAAGCATGAGGCGGATGATGAATTTTTCTATGTGGTTGAAGGACAACTTTTAATCGATCTCGAGGGGCGGACGGTGGAATTGGCGCCGCGGCAGGGATTTGTGGTGCCGAAGGGCGTTGTGCACCGGACGCGGGCGCTGCAGCGGACGGTGGTCTTGATGTTCGAGAAT
Coding sequences:
- a CDS encoding cupin domain-containing protein, with the translated sequence MSDVADFPYETRLNILYKPLEIVDEKALADACEYKWYNQTLCQVNASVVRIGVFQGEYHWHKHEADDEFFYVVEGQLLIDLEGRTVELAPRQGFVVPKGVVHRTRALQRTVVLMFENAGIIPTGN